In Catharus ustulatus isolate bCatUst1 chromosome 29, bCatUst1.pri.v2, whole genome shotgun sequence, the following are encoded in one genomic region:
- the LOC117008493 gene encoding sporozoite surface protein 2-like: MTIPNPNESRNGRRIPNLGIPNQPRNPSIPRIPNQSRDLKSRYSKSKNPMIPGIPNPRIPNPKNSKSQGSQTWEFQIKGSKDPRDPKSKDPQSQGSQIQGSQIPGIPNPRMGGEAQIWGSQINPGIPNPRIPNPKNSKSQGSQFNPGISNPGISNQGIQGSPIPGIPNPRNPKSIQGSQIPGIQGSQGSQTQISQIQGWEEKPKSKDPKSQEFQIPGIPIQSRDPKPRNLKSKNPKSRDPKPKDPKSRSPKSQEPPIPGIPKQSRDLKPRNLKSRDPRIPNPRNPKSRNPKSIQESQIPGVPNPRILNPRMPKPGISNPRNPKSRNPKSKDPQSQGSQIQ; encoded by the exons ATgacaatcccaaatccaaatgAATCCAGGAATGGGAGAAGAATCCCAAATCTGGGGATCCCAAATCAACCCAGGAATCCAAGTATCCCAAGGATCCCAAATCAATCCAGGGATCTCAAATCCAGGTATTCCAAATCCAAGAATCCAATgatcccagggatcccaaatccaaggatcccaaatcccaagaATTCCAaatcccagggatcccaaaccTGGGAATTTCAAATCAAGGGATCCAAggatcccagggatcccaaatccaaggatccccaatcccagggatcccaaatccagggatcccaaatcccaggaatcccaaatccaaggATGGGAGGAGAAGCCCAAATATGGGGATCCCAAATCAacccagggatcccaaatccaaggatcccaaatcccaagaATTCCAAATCCCAGGGATCCCAATTCAATCCAGGGATCTCAAACCCAGGAATCTCAAATCAAGGGATCCAAGGATCCCCAATcccaggaatcccaaatcccaggaatcccaAATCAATCCAGGGATCTCAAATCCCAGGAATCCAAggatcccagggatcccaaacccAGATATCCCAAATCCAAGGATGGGAGGAGAAGCCCAAATccaaggatcccaaatcccaagaATTCCAAATCCCAGGGATCCCAATTCAATCCAGGGATCCCAAACCCAGGAATCTCAAATCCaagaatcccaaatccagggatcCCAAGCccaaggatcccaaatccaggagtCCTAAATCCCAGGAACCCCCAatcccaggaatcccaaaaCAATCCAGGGATCTCAAACCCAGGAATCTCAAATCAAGGGATCCAAGGATCCCCAATcccaggaatcccaaatccaggaatcccaaatcaatccaggaatcccaaattccaggagTCCCAAATCCAAGGATCCTAAATCCAAGAATGCCAAAACCTGGAATCTcaaatcccaggaatccca aatccaggaatcccaaatccaaggatccccaatcccagggatcccaaatccaatAA